The following are encoded in a window of Coregonus clupeaformis isolate EN_2021a chromosome 34, ASM2061545v1, whole genome shotgun sequence genomic DNA:
- the LOC121549823 gene encoding coiled-coil domain-containing protein 191, producing MSQANTQLARAHHRQSLLKRCILSWQQVAGESLAQKRASAKQLHQHILLRRSLGNWKRLKDHRMVLEGRANRLWRTHMTQKRMVEWDREQQAQEHSDRRAVRSCFQAWRRYLGWLREERETRREQLKRTVEEVLPDFRSSPLNCPWEQALL from the exons CTGGCCAGGGCTCATCACAGGCAGTCTCTCCTGAAACGGTGCATCCTGTCCTGGCAGCAGGTAGCAGGCGAGTCCCTGGCTCAGAAACGGGCCTCTGCCAAACAACTGCATCAACACATCCTGCTACGGAGGAGCCTGGGCAACTGGAAAAGA CTGAAGGACCACCGCATGGTTCTGGAGGGGCGGGCCAACCGGTTATGGCGCACGCACATGACCCAGAAGAGGATGGTGGAGTGGGACCGGGAGCAGCAGGCTCAGGAACACAGTGACAG GCGGGCGGTGCGGAGCTGTTTCCAGGCCTGGAGACGGTATCTAGGATGGCTGCGTGAGgagagggagaccaggagggagcagCTGAAACGCACAGTGGAAGAGGTCCTACCTGACttccgctcctctcctctgaaCTGTCCCTGGGAACAAGCCCTGCTGTGa